A DNA window from Onthophagus taurus isolate NC chromosome 1, IU_Otau_3.0, whole genome shotgun sequence contains the following coding sequences:
- the LOC111421428 gene encoding fibrillin-2-like isoform X2, whose translation MSAKVPAKLIWLGMLFYVSNSLQETIPLSTHPSIDINSNGVLPQSDEAEDDVDDETLEDICPLEFRSHCEHNCTMVAGQPTCTCYKGFTMVDGHCQDIDECKDNDAGCEQECMNIPGSYECLCPSGYRITSNGKNCEDVNECLLRNGHGPCQDICENTIGSYQCYCSNLNGTVLADDNHTCLDVDECKEEKSGCSHGCINTHGKAFCTCPDDMVLDSDWKTCIGESKNQEDEEENEIKNQVENNEENENEIENQGEKDEKMTEDGNEKKEEEENDIGEENYKESENEDNGNDEEEDYDEYDDDEEEENKESEKEETGNEHITAKDDMFLITKQSEIGIKNQGETVNEEIDEQDNHEDSDCNDGYRFNQDTNQCEDIDECEEDEVDCSDDCENTLGSYKCTCPKGFEITPEDPTSCEDVNECLSKPCSPGDCFNELGSYYCSCPENYKNINGTCVDEIDEKVDEKIDEKDNEKIDDEVDEEIDEKDDEEIDEEINEKVDDKPELKCSHGIIIDEGVEKCNCFSGYILGSDQQTCEDIDECKLNKCSHDCENYPGGYKCSCPPEMFLENDTCIKINCNHGHLNDDGKIICTCDKGYVLAQDGFTCEDINECNHQNNCSQICVNKIGSYECSCHKNYELLDDKFSCKDINECESKKLNNCTQICTNIENGYLCDCNKGYKLKKDGFICEDIDECELHNDLSYNGKTCAHDCLNTEGSYKCDCRNGYLINEDGHSCDDINECLEHNGNCSHFCANLLGSYECYCPDNFEITNDTKTCEQINPCKINNGECSHICTFTNNTIICDCPEGYELYDKTCFEIDPCTINNGGCSHFCEYVNNTASCYCPDDHFLFNDTFCKQENPCEVANGGCSHICKFENGEVVCECPESQELYDNICTEIDLCGVNNGGCSDYCEFVNGTVFCSCPDELQLKNDTHCFNPCQDNNGGCSHFCYVIDGEVKCSCPENLQLNNFKECFDPCQDKNGGCSHNCSFSHGRIKCSCPTSHKNHNDTHCYDPCEVNNGGCSDFCNYNDEEIICTCPDYHELINETQCVEIDGCLDNNGGCSHICETIKGDVSCSCPENYELFNEVNCKKMNPCKIINGGCSHYCSVNDENEAICDCPEYHFLENKICVFDPCLDNNGNCSQLCTKINDQGKCSCFDGYHLKNDYLCEKNNPCDENNGNCSHICLNNHGKSLCLCPDDHELHNETTCIKVNPCFINNGNCSHECSFNSTVQCLCPHGYILSNEKNCVLQNPCLIDNGGCSHTCTSIDGQTICECPNRYELIDKKCVMINPCLINNGGCSHNCSNVRGRAKCSCPKGFKRHGKMCLERNPCIKNNGGCSHYCTSKKGLKTCHCPSGFHLKPNNKICKEINECEYENGGCSHFCRNTEGAYECYCPDGYRLDNTKRNCVDFNECSVDNARCSHECTNTNGSYYCGCPQGFKLGESNHTCFDINECEINNGGCHDECLNTQGSYSCKCRNGYVLQTDGSCTKENNQCVYPNLLNGRINCRGIYQKPENVPIGTECMFQCDRGYKLIGENTKICNKDGNWSSNNQHCLPVSCTRLIHPENGRIIPSYCTNGKIFPGEKCRVYCRNGYTPIPQVEIITCSENNQWNPPVNADYMKHVCVKDDRNFPKPYIRCPGNGILTFTLPHGQNSMPIRIPRPESNVDWRRYVSAEPYWGMYLGTVLSAGKTEVKFTARTPQNNTSDTCTLIIDVIDDEKPIVKECPESMDVVLNHGEYSRVVFWREPHFDDNVGVVSVVKSKEPGVRFGPGKHDVTYVASDKAGNRVICVFAINVKGAEHFQSSKRNQYKMVLVCPNGARYTPEDAEIVENSVTMNHGCRWEYIKIRHPSHHRFKSSSPMQYVEEPYKTRYFRRTYKPFAWYNNCC comes from the exons ATGTCTGCAAAGGTTCCCGCGAAATTGATCTGGCTGGGAATGTTATTTT atgTTTCAAATTCCTTACAAGAAACCATCCCATTATCTACACATCCATCAATCGATATTAACTCAA aTGGAGTTTTACCACAAAGCGATGAAGCAGAAGACGATGTTGATGATGAAACCTTGGAAGATATCTGTCCGTTGGAATTTCGGTCCCATTGTGAACACAATTGTACGATGGTCGCCGGACAGCCAACTTGTACATGTTACAAAGGATTTACCATGGTCGACGGACACTGTCAAG ATATTGATGAATGTAAAGATAACGATGCCGGTTGCGAACAAGAATGCATGAATATCCCCGGTTCTTATGAATGTTTGTGTCCAAGCGGATATAGGATAACATCGAACGGGAAAAATTGCGAAGACGTGAATGAATGTTTGCTTAGAAACGGCCACGGGCCGTGCCAAGATATTTGTGAGAACACCATAGGTTCATATCAATGTTATTGCTCGAACTTAAACGGTACAGTATTAGCTGATGATAACCATACTTGTTTGGACGTTGATGAatgtaaagaagaaaaatctgGGTGTTCGCATGGATGTATTAATACGCATGGAAAAGCTTTTTGTACTTGCCCTGATGATATGGTACTAGATTCTGATTGGAAAACATGTATAG gtgaatcaaaaaatcaagaagatgaagaggaaaatgaaattaaaaatcaagtagaaaataatgaagaaaatgaaaatgaaatcgAAAATCAAGGAGAAAAAGACGAAAAAATGACTGAAGatggaaatgaaaaaaaggaagaagaagaaaatgataTCGGAGAAGAGAACTACAAAGAATCTGAAAATGAAGATAATGGAaatgatgaagaagaagattATGACGaatatgatgatgatgaagaagaagaaaataaagaatctgaaaaagaagaaactggCAATGAACATATCACAGCTAAAGATGACATGTTTCTTATTACAAAACAGTCAGAAATTGGTATCAAGAATCAAGGAGAAACtgttaatgaagaaattgatGAACAAGATAACCATGAAGATTCGGATTGTAATGATGGATACAGATTCAACCAAGACACCAACCAATGCGAAg atattgaCGAATGCGAAGAAGACGAAGTTGATTGTTCCGATGATTGCGAAAATACTTTAGGGAGTTATAAATGTACTTGCCCAAAAGGTTTTGAAATCACACCAGAAGATCCAACTTCCTGTGAAGATGTGAATGAATGTCTAAGTAAACCATGTTCTCCTGGTGATTGTTTTAATGAACTTGGATCTTATTATTGTTCGTGTCCAGAGAATTATAAGAACATTAATGGAACTTGCGTTgatgaaattgatgaaaaagttgatgaaaaaattgatgaaaaagacaatgaaaaaattgatgatgaaGTTGATGaggaaattgatgaaaaagaTGATGAGGAAATTgatgaagaaattaatgaaaaagttGATGATAAACCTGAACTTAAATGTTCTCATGGCATTATAATCGATGAAGGTGTAGAAAAATGTAACTGCTTTAGTGGATATATTCTTGGAAGTGATCAACAAACATGCGAAGACATAGATGAATGTAAACTAAATAAATGCTCACATGATTGCGAAAATTATCCCGGTGGTTACAAATGTTCTTGTCCACCAGAAATGTTTTTAGAAAACGATACTTGCATCAAAATAAATTGCAATCACGGTCACCTTAACGATGATGGGAAAATAATTTGCACATGCGATAAAGGATATGTTTTAGCTCAAGATGGTTTTACTTGCGAAGATATTAACGAATGTAATCACCAAAATAATTGCTCGCAAATTTGTGTGAACAAAATAGGGTCTTATGAATGTTCTTGCCATAAAAACTACGAGCTACTTGATGataaattttcttgtaaagACATTAACGAGTGTGAgagcaaaaaattaaataattgtacTCAAATTTGTACAAATATAGAAAACGGTTATTTATGCGATTGCAACAAAggatacaaattaaaaaaagatggaTTTATATGTGAGGATATAGATGAATGTGAATTACATAACGATTTATCATATAACGGAAAAACTTGCGCTCACGATTGCTTAAATACCGAAGGATCTTATAAATGTGATTGCCGAAATGGTTATCTAATAAACGAAGATGGTCATTCTTGCGATGATATTAACGAATGTTTAGAACACAACGGAAATTGTTCCCATTTTTGCGCAAATTTATTAGGAAGTTACGAATGTTATTGCCCAGATAACTTCGAAATCACAAACGATACAAAAACTTGCGAACAAATTAATCCTTGCAAAATAAACAACGGCGAATGTTCTCACATTTGCACCTTCACCAACAACACAATCATTTGTGATTGTCCCGAAGGATACGAACTTTACGACAAAACTTGTTTCGAAATTGATCCTTGCACTATTAATAACGGTGGTTGCTCGCATTTTTGCGAATACGTCAATAACACGGCTTCTTGTTATTGCCCCGATGATCACTTTTTATTCAACGATACATTTTGTAAACAAGAAAATCCTTGCGAAGTTGCAAACGGCGGTTGTTCGCATATTTGTAAGTTTGAAAATGGGGAAGTTGTTTGCGAGTGTCCGGAAAGTCAAGAACTTTACGATAATATTTGTACTGAAATCGATTTATGCGGAGTCAATAACGGAGGTTGTTCGGATTATTGCGAATTTGTTAATGGAACTGTTTTTTGTTCGTGCCCAGATGagcttcaattaaaaaatgatactcATTGTTTTAATCCGTGCCAAGATAATAATGGGGGTTGTTCTCATTTTTGTTATGTTATTGATGGTGAAGTAAAATGTTCGTGCCCCGAAAAtcttcaattaaataattttaaggaATGTTTTGATCCGTGTCAGGATAAAAACGGGGGGTGTTCCCATAATTGTTCGTTTTCTCATGGAAGAATTAAATGTTCTTGCCCCACATCTCACAAAAATCATAATGATACTCATTGTTATGATCCTTGCGAAGTAAATAACGGTGGTTGTTCCGATTTTTGTAACTACAACgatgaagaaattatttgtacTTGCCCGGATTATCACGAATTAATCAACGAAACTCAATGTGTTGAAATCGATGGTTGTTTGGATAATAACGGGGGATGCTCTCATATATGCGAAACGATTAAAGGAGACGTCTCATGTAGTTGTCCCGAAAATTACGAGTTATTCAATGAAgttaattgcaaaaaaatgaaTCCTTGCAAAATAATAAACGGGGGATGTTCTCATTATTGCAGTGTTAACGACGAAAATGAAGCAATTTGTGATTGCCCCGAGTAtcatttcttagaaaataaaatttgtgtgTTCGATCCGTGCTTAGATAATAACGGAAATTGTTCCCAACtttgtacaaaaataaacgatCAAGGAAAATGTTCTTGTTTCGATGggtatcatttaaaaaatgattatttatgcGAAAAAAATAACCCTTGTGATGAAAACAACGGGAATTGTTCCCATATCTGCTTAAACAACCACGGAAAATCGTTATGTTTATGCCCTGATGATCACGAACTCCACAACGAAACCACATGCATAAAAGTAAATCCCTGTTTTATTAACAACGGAAATTGTTCTCACGAATGCTCTTTTAATTCCACCGTGCAATGTCTTTGTCCCCACGGatatattttatcaaatgaaaaaaattgtgttctCCAAAATCCTTGTTTAATAGACAACGGGGGATGTTCCCACACTTGCACATCAATCGATGGCCAAACAATTTGTGAATGTCCCAATAGATACGAATTAATCGACAAAAAATGTGTCATGATAAACCCTTGCCTCATAAACAACGGAGGATGTTCTCATAATTGTAGCAACGTGAGGGGCCGAGCAAAATGTTCTTGCCCAAAAGGATTTAAACGCCACGGAAAAATGTGTTTAGAACGAAATCCttgcataaaaaataacgGGGGGTGCTCTCATTATTGCACAAGCAAAAAAGGGCTAAAAACTTGTCATTGTCCAAGCGGGTTTCATTTAAAAcccaacaacaaaatttgtaaagaAATCAACGAGTGTGAATATGAAAACGGTGGGTGTTCCCATTTTTGTAGAAACACCGAAGGAGCTTACGAGTGTTATTGCCCCGATGGTTACCGATTAGAtaacacaaaaagaaattgcgTTGATTTTAACGAATGTTCGGTTGATAACGCAAGGTGCTCACACGAATGCACAAACACAAATGGATCGTATTATTGCGGTTGTCCCCAAGGATTCAAATTAGGCGAATCTAATCATACTTGTTTCGATATTAACGAGTGCGAAATTAATAATGGAGGGTGTCACGATGAATGTTTAAACACCCAAGGAAGTTATTCGTGTAAATGTCGAAATGGTTATGTTTTACAAACAGATGGGAGttgtacaaaagaaaataatcaatgTGTTTACCCCAATTTATTAAATGGTCGTATTAATTGTAGgggaatttatcaaaaaccCGAAAATGTCCCAATAGGAACTGAATGCATGTTTCAATGCGATCGAGGATACAAACTCATTGgggaaaatacaaaaatttgtaacaaagaTGGAAATTGGAGCTCTAATAACCAACATTGTCTTC ctgTTTCTTGCACAAGATTAATTCACCCAGAAAACGGTAGAATAATCCCAAGTTATTGCACAAACGGAAAAATTTTCCCAGGTGAAAAATGCCGGGTTTATTGCAGAAATGGTTATACACCAATTCCCCAAGTTGAAATTATAACGTGTTCAGAAAATAACCAATGGAACCCACCAGTAAATGCCGACTACATGAAACACGTTTGCGTAAAAGATGATCGCAATTTTCCAAAACCTTACATTCGATGCCCCGGCAACGGAATTTTAACTTTCACTCTCCCCCACGGGCAAAATTCGATGCCAATTCGAATCCCACGACCCGAATCGAACGTCGATTGGAGAAGATACGTCTCCGCGGAACCTTATTGGGGGATGTATTTAGGAACGGTGTTATCAGCTGGAAAAACAGAAGTAAAATTTACTGCGAGAACCCCTCAAAATAACACCTCAGATACCTGTACTTTAATTATTGATGTTATTGATGATGAAAAACCAATCGTAAAGGAATGCCCGGAAAGTATGGATGTTGTTTTAAATCATGGAGAGTACAGCCGAGTTGTATTTTGGAGAGAACCACATTTTGATGATAACGTTGGAGTTGTTTCCGTTGTAAAATCGAAAGAACCTGGGGTTAGATTCGGTCCTGGTAAACATGACGTTACTTATGTTGCTTCTGATAAAGCTGGAAATCGGGTTATATGCGTGTTTGCAATAAATGTTAAAg GAGCTGAACATTTTCAATCTTCAAAACGTAACCaatataaaatggttttagtTTGCCCAAACGGAGCTAGATACACTCCTGAAGACGCAGAAATTGTTgaa aaCTCTGTTACAATGAATCATGGATGCAGATGggaatacataaaaataagaCATCCTTCGCATCATAGATTTAAATCAAGCTCTCCAATGCAATATGTAGAAGAACCTTATAAAACCAGGTATTTTAGGAGGACGTATAAACCGTTTGCTTGGTACAATAATTGCTgttga